A single Ammospiza caudacuta isolate bAmmCau1 chromosome 6, bAmmCau1.pri, whole genome shotgun sequence DNA region contains:
- the NGB gene encoding neuroglobin isoform X2 — MMFQQLKDEPVQMHKDNWRKIQDHVHHPRLFDLDPDLLPLFQYNCKQFASPQECLSAPEFLDHIRKVMLVIDAAVSHLENLSCLEEYLCNLGKKHQAVGVKVESFSTVGESLLYMLEKCLGAAFSPEVQEAWSKLYSAVVKAMQRGWESLPEGD, encoded by the exons ATGATGTTTCAGCAGCTGAAGGATGAGCCAGTCCAGATGCATAAGGACAATTGGAGGAAAATCCAAGACCATGTGCATCATCCCAG GCTGTTTGACTTGGATCCTGACCTGCTGCCCCTTTTCCAGTACAACTGCAAGCAGTTTGCCAGCCCTCAGGAGTGCCTCTCTGCCCCTGAGTTCCTGGATCACATCAGGAAG GTGATGCTGGTGATTGATGCTGCTGTGAGCCACCTGGAGAACTTGTCCTGCCTGGAAGAGTATCTCTGCAACCTTGGCAAGAAGCACCAGGCAGTTGGTGTGAAGGTTGAGTCTTTCTCG ACTGTCGGCGAGTCCTTGCTGTACATGCTGGAGAAATGCCTTGGTGCTGCCTTCAGCCCAGAGGTGCAGGAAGCTTGGAGCAAACTCTACAGTGCTGTGGTGAAAGCCATGCAACGTGGCTGGGAGAGCCTCCCAGAAGGGGACTAG
- the NGB gene encoding neuroglobin isoform X1, which produces MESGMPLSGGQRALIRESWRRLSGSPEQHGLVLFSRLFDLDPDLLPLFQYNCKQFASPQECLSAPEFLDHIRKVMLVIDAAVSHLENLSCLEEYLCNLGKKHQAVGVKVESFSTVGESLLYMLEKCLGAAFSPEVQEAWSKLYSAVVKAMQRGWESLPEGD; this is translated from the exons ATGGAGAGCGGGATGCCGCTGTCGGGCGGGCAGCGAGCGCTGATCCGGGAGAGCTGGCGGCGGCTGAGCGGCAGCCCCGAGCAGCACGGCCTCGTCCTCTTCAGCAG GCTGTTTGACTTGGATCCTGACCTGCTGCCCCTTTTCCAGTACAACTGCAAGCAGTTTGCCAGCCCTCAGGAGTGCCTCTCTGCCCCTGAGTTCCTGGATCACATCAGGAAG GTGATGCTGGTGATTGATGCTGCTGTGAGCCACCTGGAGAACTTGTCCTGCCTGGAAGAGTATCTCTGCAACCTTGGCAAGAAGCACCAGGCAGTTGGTGTGAAGGTTGAGTCTTTCTCG ACTGTCGGCGAGTCCTTGCTGTACATGCTGGAGAAATGCCTTGGTGCTGCCTTCAGCCCAGAGGTGCAGGAAGCTTGGAGCAAACTCTACAGTGCTGTGGTGAAAGCCATGCAACGTGGCTGGGAGAGCCTCCCAGAAGGGGACTAG